A single window of Pseudomonas lutea DNA harbors:
- a CDS encoding C40 family peptidase: MLYRFAPLVPLALVTLLFGCAAQMPASQQQSQSPQFRDAATAQSASKRADYASALLDDEVATEDELAQFADNKPYRLPVLADSILERGKSLIGTRYRFGGTSTTSGFDCSGFIGYLFREEAGMSLPRSSREMINIDAPLIKRNDLKPGDLLFFSTAGRGRVSHAGIYLGDDQFIHSSSRRSGGVRVDSLDDAYWSRTFIEAKRALAMAPSTVPETTTAMTSTTIKRQHR; this comes from the coding sequence ATGCTATACCGCTTCGCACCCCTCGTGCCTCTCGCACTCGTAACGCTGCTGTTCGGCTGCGCGGCCCAGATGCCAGCGTCGCAACAGCAGTCGCAGAGCCCGCAATTCCGGGACGCTGCCACCGCTCAATCCGCCAGCAAGCGTGCTGATTACGCATCCGCCCTGCTGGATGACGAAGTCGCCACCGAAGACGAACTCGCTCAATTCGCTGACAACAAGCCTTACCGTTTGCCGGTTCTGGCTGACAGCATCCTTGAACGTGGCAAATCCTTGATAGGCACGCGCTATCGCTTCGGCGGTACGTCGACCACTTCAGGCTTCGACTGCAGCGGCTTCATTGGTTATCTCTTCCGTGAAGAGGCCGGCATGAGCCTGCCACGTTCTTCGCGCGAAATGATCAACATCGATGCACCCCTGATCAAGCGCAATGACCTCAAGCCTGGCGATCTCTTGTTCTTCAGCACTGCCGGCCGCGGCCGCGTCAGCCACGCAGGCATCTATCTGGGCGATGACCAGTTCATCCATTCCAGCAGCCGTCGCAGTGGCGGCGTTCGTGTTGACAGCCTTGACGACGCCTACTGGTCCCGTACCTTCATCGAAGCCAAACGCGCACTGGCCATGGCACCTTCAACGGTCCCTGAAACCACTACCGCGATGACCTCGACTACAATCAAGCGCCAACACCGTTAA
- a CDS encoding NAD-dependent deacylase produces the protein MSASVDPALVRQTAAALRHATRILIITGAGLSADSGLPTYRGVGGLYNGQTDDGLPIEMALSGPMLRRDPALCWKYIAQLGSACLGGRPNAAHYAIAELQRRKPECWVLTQNVDGYHRAAGSPSERLIEIHGQLAPLYCQSCGAEDPLLSEHLARPLPPLCACCNGVLRPPVVLFGEMLPELALNVLQEEMAKGFDAVLSIGTTASFPYIHEPMLRARVAGGFAAEINPSPTDHSAHMDAFLRCKALEVMDDIVSHICFD, from the coding sequence GTGAGTGCATCCGTCGACCCGGCACTGGTCCGGCAAACCGCGGCGGCGTTGCGCCACGCGACGCGCATTCTCATCATCACCGGCGCCGGCCTCTCGGCGGATTCGGGTTTACCGACTTACCGCGGCGTAGGCGGCTTGTATAACGGCCAGACGGATGACGGACTGCCCATCGAGATGGCGTTGTCCGGCCCCATGCTGCGCCGCGATCCCGCCCTTTGCTGGAAGTACATCGCACAATTGGGCAGCGCTTGCCTGGGAGGACGTCCCAATGCGGCGCACTATGCCATCGCCGAATTGCAACGACGCAAGCCGGAGTGCTGGGTGTTGACGCAGAACGTGGACGGCTACCACCGTGCGGCGGGCAGTCCGTCCGAACGCTTGATCGAGATACATGGACAGCTCGCGCCGCTGTACTGTCAATCTTGTGGCGCCGAGGATCCGCTGTTGAGTGAGCATCTCGCTCGACCCCTCCCACCGCTGTGCGCCTGCTGTAATGGCGTTTTGCGGCCACCGGTGGTGTTATTTGGGGAGATGTTGCCGGAGTTGGCACTGAACGTGCTTCAGGAGGAGATGGCGAAAGGCTTTGACGCTGTTCTCAGCATCGGAACCACTGCCAGCTTCCCCTACATCCATGAGCCTATGTTGCGTGCTCGTGTCGCGGGAGGCTTTGCTGCCGAAATCAATCCCTCGCCGACCGATCATTCCGCGCACATGGATGCGTTTCTGAGGTGTAAAGCCTTAGAAGTGATGGACGACATCGTAAGTCACATTTGTTTCGATTGA
- the hda gene encoding DnaA regulatory inactivator Hda → MKPVQLPLSVRLRDDATFINYYPGANAAALGYVERLCEAEAGWTESLIYLWGKNGVGRTHLLQAACLRFEQMGEPAVYLPMAELLDQGVGLFDHLEQYELVCLDDLQAVVGKPEWEEALFHLFNRLRDSGRRLLIAASCSPRELPVKLADLKSRLTMALVFQMRLLSDEEKLRALQLRASRRGLHLTDEVGHFILTRGKRSMSALFDLLEQLDQASLQAQRKLTIPFLKETLGW, encoded by the coding sequence ATGAAACCAGTTCAGCTGCCCCTGAGTGTGCGTCTGCGGGATGACGCCACCTTCATCAATTACTATCCAGGCGCCAATGCCGCTGCACTCGGCTACGTCGAGCGGCTGTGCGAAGCCGAGGCCGGCTGGACAGAAAGCCTGATCTACCTGTGGGGCAAGAACGGGGTAGGGCGCACCCACTTGTTGCAGGCCGCCTGCCTGCGCTTCGAACAAATGGGCGAGCCGGCTGTTTACCTGCCGATGGCTGAACTCCTCGATCAAGGGGTCGGCCTGTTCGATCATCTGGAACAGTACGAACTGGTCTGCCTGGACGACCTGCAGGCGGTGGTCGGCAAGCCGGAATGGGAAGAAGCGTTGTTTCACCTGTTCAATCGGCTGCGCGACAGCGGTAGACGTCTGCTGATCGCGGCGTCATGTTCGCCCCGGGAGCTGCCGGTCAAACTGGCCGACCTCAAATCCCGGCTGACCATGGCGCTGGTGTTCCAGATGCGCCTGTTGTCCGACGAAGAAAAGCTCCGCGCCTTGCAATTGCGCGCCTCGCGCCGGGGGCTGCACCTCACCGACGAAGTTGGCCATTTCATCCTGACCCGCGGCAAGCGCAGCATGAGCGCGTTGTTCGATCTGCTTGAACAACTGGATCAAGCGTCGTTGCAGGCCCAGCGCAAGCTGACCATTCCTTTTCTGAAAGAAACCCTCGGTTGGTGA
- a CDS encoding AI-2E family transporter, with protein sequence MTDTRRWFWLGGVVLVCLFVWLLHSILTPFLVALLLAYMGDPLADRLEKLKLSRSMSVVTVFVLFTLIFMGLLLVLVPMLAKQLYRLYELAPQILDWLQHTALPWTQAKLGLADGFWKFDKVKAAISEHMGQTGDIVGIVLAQATTSTLALIGWLTNLVLIPVVCFYLLRDWDVMTAKVRSLLPRHREKKIVALADECHEVLGAFIRGQLLVMVALGVIYAAGLMLVGLELGLLIGVIAGLAAIVPYMGFVIGIGSAILAGFFQFGGDLYPMLGIVAVFMVGQALEGMVLTPLLVGDRIGLHPVAVIFAILAGGELFGFTGILLALPVAAVIMVLVRHVHDLYKDSDIYGGLDDPDL encoded by the coding sequence ATGACTGATACGCGTCGTTGGTTCTGGTTAGGCGGAGTTGTTCTTGTCTGCCTGTTCGTCTGGTTACTGCATTCGATTCTTACGCCGTTTCTCGTGGCGCTGCTGCTGGCGTACATGGGCGATCCGCTGGCGGACCGGCTGGAGAAGCTGAAACTGTCACGGTCGATGAGCGTGGTGACGGTGTTTGTGCTGTTCACCCTGATCTTCATGGGCCTGTTGCTGGTGTTGGTGCCCATGCTGGCCAAGCAGCTTTACCGCCTGTATGAGTTGGCGCCGCAGATTCTCGACTGGCTGCAGCACACTGCGTTGCCCTGGACACAGGCCAAACTGGGTCTGGCGGACGGTTTCTGGAAGTTCGACAAGGTCAAGGCGGCGATCTCGGAGCACATGGGGCAGACCGGCGACATTGTCGGCATCGTGCTGGCCCAGGCCACTACCTCGACGCTGGCGCTGATCGGCTGGCTGACCAATCTGGTGCTGATCCCGGTGGTCTGCTTTTACCTGCTGCGTGACTGGGATGTGATGACGGCGAAGGTACGCAGCCTGTTGCCCCGTCACCGCGAGAAGAAGATCGTTGCGCTGGCAGATGAGTGTCACGAAGTATTGGGTGCGTTCATCCGCGGCCAACTGTTGGTGATGGTCGCTCTGGGCGTGATTTACGCTGCCGGGCTGATGCTGGTCGGGCTGGAGCTGGGACTGTTGATCGGCGTCATCGCCGGGCTGGCGGCCATCGTGCCGTATATGGGGTTTGTGATTGGTATCGGTTCAGCGATTCTGGCGGGTTTCTTCCAGTTTGGCGGTGATCTTTACCCGATGTTGGGCATCGTTGCGGTGTTCATGGTCGGTCAAGCGCTGGAAGGCATGGTGTTGACGCCCTTGCTGGTAGGCGATCGCATCGGCCTGCACCCGGTTGCGGTGATCTTCGCAATTCTGGCTGGCGGTGAGTTGTTCGGTTTCACCGGCATCCTGCTGGCGCTGCCAGTGGCGGCGGTGATCATGGTATTGGTGCGCCATGTTCATGATCTGTACAAGGACTCCGACATTTACGGTGGACTGGACGACCCGGATCTCTGA
- a CDS encoding DUF2066 domain-containing protein, which produces MRLKNCLFVGCLSLMSLPAVAETVNNLYQVREPVSGQTPDEKTRATQAALETLVIRLTGDPKAVQNGGLAEVRKDPQQIISQYGYDAGPPESLQVDFDPASTERVMRQAGLPLWGTNRPVIMAWWLNDATDGANLVGDGQASAEPLRRAAQHRGLPLRLPLADLGEQGIGNAKTLDGNNVGPLKEASERYGSDAILAVHAQENGGQWQGKWHLWLGDKMEQGSASGASSADLADAVLLAVSQRLAPRFVVKPGASTGMVLDVQGMNLERYAQLLRLLEPFGGRLKSAEGDRIAFDVSGSPDQLRSQLALAKLQEVPASEIASAPINTVAGAADGAPVPAQPPAVSPTALHFRW; this is translated from the coding sequence ATGCGCCTAAAAAACTGCCTGTTCGTGGGTTGTCTCTCATTAATGAGTTTGCCGGCGGTCGCCGAGACAGTGAACAACCTTTATCAAGTGCGCGAACCGGTCAGCGGTCAGACTCCGGACGAGAAAACCCGCGCCACCCAAGCCGCGTTGGAAACCTTGGTCATCCGCCTGACCGGCGACCCCAAGGCTGTCCAAAACGGCGGGCTTGCCGAGGTGCGCAAGGACCCTCAGCAAATCATCAGTCAGTACGGGTATGACGCCGGCCCGCCCGAAAGCCTGCAGGTCGATTTCGACCCGGCGAGTACCGAGCGTGTCATGCGTCAGGCAGGTTTGCCGCTGTGGGGCACCAACCGTCCGGTAATCATGGCCTGGTGGCTGAACGACGCAACCGACGGCGCCAATCTTGTGGGCGACGGCCAGGCTTCGGCCGAACCGCTGCGTCGCGCTGCTCAGCACCGCGGTTTGCCATTGCGTTTGCCATTGGCCGATCTCGGCGAGCAGGGCATCGGCAACGCCAAAACCCTGGACGGTAATAATGTAGGTCCGCTCAAAGAGGCTTCCGAACGTTACGGCTCGGACGCGATTCTGGCCGTTCACGCCCAGGAAAACGGTGGCCAGTGGCAGGGCAAATGGCACCTGTGGCTGGGCGACAAGATGGAGCAGGGCAGCGCCAGCGGTGCAAGCTCGGCAGATCTGGCAGACGCGGTGTTGCTGGCGGTAAGTCAGCGTCTGGCGCCACGTTTCGTGGTCAAGCCGGGCGCATCGACCGGCATGGTTTTGGACGTCCAGGGCATGAACCTTGAACGTTACGCGCAACTGCTGCGCCTGCTGGAACCGTTCGGTGGTCGTCTGAAATCAGCGGAGGGTGATCGCATCGCCTTCGACGTCAGCGGCAGCCCCGATCAACTGCGTTCCCAACTGGCCCTGGCGAAATTGCAGGAAGTGCCAGCCAGTGAAATCGCCAGCGCGCCGATCAACACGGTGGCTGGTGCGGCCGACGGCGCGCCGGTACCCGCACAACCGCCTGCTGTTTCACCGACAGCGTTGCACTTCCGCTGGTGA
- the purM gene encoding phosphoribosylformylglycinamidine cyclo-ligase → MSKQPSLSYKDAGVDIDAGEALVERIKSVAKRTKRPEVMGGLGGFGALCEIPAGYKQPVLVSGTDGVGTKLRLALNLNKHDTIGIDLVAMCVNDLVVCGAEPLFFLDYYATGKLNVDTAAQVVTGIGAGCELAGCSLVGGETAEMPGMYEGEDYDLAGFCVGVVEKAEIIDGSKVAAGDALIALPSSGPHSNGYSLIRKIIEVSGADIETIQLDGKPLTDLLMAPTRIYVKQLLKLIKDTGAVKAMAHITGGGLLDNIPRVLPEGAQAIVDVASWTRPAVFEWLQEQGNVDEHEMHRVLNCGVGMVICVAQEHVDVSLNALREAGEQPWVIGQIGTAAEGAAQVELKNVKAH, encoded by the coding sequence ATGAGCAAGCAACCCTCCCTGAGCTACAAAGACGCCGGTGTAGACATCGACGCCGGTGAAGCGCTGGTCGAACGCATCAAGAGCGTCGCCAAGCGCACCAAGCGCCCGGAAGTGATGGGCGGGCTGGGGGGCTTCGGCGCTCTGTGCGAGATCCCGGCCGGCTACAAGCAGCCTGTTCTGGTAAGCGGCACCGACGGTGTCGGCACCAAGCTGCGTCTGGCGCTGAACCTCAACAAGCACGACACCATCGGCATCGACCTCGTCGCCATGTGCGTCAACGATCTGGTGGTGTGCGGCGCCGAGCCGCTGTTCTTCCTTGATTACTACGCGACCGGCAAACTGAACGTCGACACCGCAGCACAGGTCGTCACCGGCATTGGTGCGGGCTGTGAGCTGGCCGGCTGCTCGCTGGTCGGTGGCGAAACCGCTGAAATGCCCGGCATGTACGAAGGCGAAGACTACGACCTGGCCGGTTTCTGTGTCGGTGTGGTTGAAAAAGCCGAGATCATCGACGGCTCCAAGGTCGCTGCCGGCGACGCGCTGATCGCCCTGCCCTCCTCCGGTCCGCATTCGAACGGCTACTCGCTGATCCGCAAGATCATCGAAGTGTCGGGTGCCGACATCGAAACCATCCAGCTCGACGGCAAGCCGTTGACCGACCTGCTGATGGCGCCGACCCGCATCTACGTCAAGCAACTGCTCAAGCTGATCAAAGACACCGGCGCGGTGAAGGCCATGGCGCACATCACCGGCGGTGGCCTGCTGGACAACATCCCGCGCGTGCTGCCTGAAGGCGCGCAAGCCATCGTCGACGTGGCCAGCTGGACCCGTCCGGCGGTTTTCGAGTGGCTGCAGGAACAGGGCAACGTCGACGAGCACGAAATGCACCGCGTTCTGAACTGCGGCGTTGGCATGGTTATCTGTGTGGCCCAGGAACACGTCGACGTCTCGCTGAACGCCCTGCGTGAAGCCGGCGAGCAGCCGTGGGTGATCGGCCAGATCGGCACTGCCGCCGAAGGCGCTGCGCAAGTAGAGCTGAAGAACGTCAAGGCCCATTAA
- the purN gene encoding phosphoribosylglycinamide formyltransferase, translating into MPQRCDVVVLLSGTGGNLQAMIDSLHERASPARICAVISNRADAFGLERAARAGIATHVLDHTAYEGREAFDAALIQAIDAFQPALVVLAGFMRILTPGFVRHYHGRLLNIHPSLLPLYKGLHTHQRVLDAGGAEHGCSVHFVTEELDGGPLVVQAVVSVELHDTPATLAQKVHAREHLIYPLAIRWFAEGRLTLDEHGASLDGEPLGPSGHLIRY; encoded by the coding sequence ATGCCCCAACGCTGTGATGTGGTGGTGCTGTTGTCCGGCACCGGCGGTAATCTGCAGGCCATGATTGACAGCCTGCACGAACGGGCAAGCCCGGCCCGCATCTGCGCGGTGATTTCCAACCGCGCCGATGCCTTCGGCCTTGAACGTGCAGCCCGCGCGGGCATCGCCACCCACGTTCTCGATCACACCGCTTACGAGGGCCGCGAGGCCTTCGATGCTGCGCTGATCCAGGCCATTGATGCGTTTCAGCCCGCACTGGTGGTACTGGCCGGGTTCATGCGTATCCTCACGCCCGGCTTTGTCCGCCACTATCATGGGCGTCTGCTGAACATCCACCCTTCCCTGCTGCCGCTGTACAAGGGCCTGCACACGCACCAGCGCGTGCTGGATGCCGGCGGTGCCGAGCACGGCTGCAGCGTGCACTTTGTCACCGAGGAACTCGATGGGGGGCCTCTGGTCGTACAGGCAGTTGTTTCTGTAGAGTTGCACGACACGCCCGCCACGCTGGCACAGAAGGTTCACGCCCGGGAGCACCTGATTTACCCCCTGGCCATTCGCTGGTTCGCTGAAGGGCGATTGACCCTCGACGAACACGGCGCCTCACTGGACGGCGAGCCCCTAGGGCCCAGCGGCCACTTGATCCGATATTAG
- a CDS encoding DUF3108 domain-containing protein has protein sequence MRRALLFAFALFALPAVNAADLQPFSASYTADWKQLPMSGGSASRSLEKNANGTWTLSFKASMMIASLTEVSTIKVDKDQLLPQTYHFERGGLGKSKTVDLVFDWPTKFITGSDRGDAVKIPLNAGVLDKSTYQLALQHDVAAGKKSMSYQVVDGDEVDTYDFRVLGTEKVETKVGSVDAIKVERVRDPTQNKRITVMWFAKDYDYLLVRLQQVETDGKEYNIMLQDGTVNGKSVKGS, from the coding sequence ATGCGTCGCGCTTTGCTCTTCGCTTTCGCCCTGTTTGCACTTCCCGCCGTCAACGCGGCCGACCTTCAACCTTTCTCGGCCAGCTACACCGCTGACTGGAAGCAGCTGCCCATGAGCGGTGGCAGCGCCAGCCGCAGCCTGGAGAAGAACGCCAACGGCACCTGGACCCTGAGTTTCAAGGCCTCGATGATGATTGCCAGCCTGACTGAGGTCAGCACCATCAAAGTCGACAAGGATCAGCTCCTGCCACAGACCTACCATTTTGAACGCGGCGGCCTGGGCAAGAGCAAGACGGTCGATCTGGTGTTTGACTGGCCGACCAAGTTCATCACCGGTTCCGACCGTGGTGATGCGGTGAAAATCCCGCTGAATGCCGGCGTCCTCGACAAGTCCACCTACCAGCTCGCCCTGCAGCATGACGTGGCTGCGGGCAAGAAGAGCATGTCCTATCAGGTGGTGGACGGCGACGAGGTCGACACCTACGACTTCCGTGTGCTGGGCACCGAGAAGGTCGAGACCAAAGTAGGCTCGGTCGACGCCATCAAGGTCGAGCGCGTGCGTGACCCGACCCAGAACAAGCGCATCACCGTGATGTGGTTTGCCAAGGACTACGACTACCTGCTGGTCCGCCTGCAACAGGTAGAGACCGACGGCAAGGAGTACAACATCATGCTGCAAGACGGCACGGTGAACGGTAAGTCGGTCAAAGGCAGCTGA